GGTCCCACCGTGTCATTCACTGGGAGTGGCAAATTCACGAGTGGTCAGTGTTTGCAATCCTAATATTGCAATTTTTTCATATACTACGGTTGTGTTTAGATGTGAAAAGTTTGCGAAAAGTGAAGCTGAAAAGTATTgtagtattttttatttgtatgtggtaaatatttgtCCTATCATGAGCTAActatgctcaaaagattcatttcgcaatgtacatccaaactgtgcaataagtTGTTTTGTTTACCCACATTTAGTGTTACATGCAtgcgtcatttgctatatttaatatttcgatttgatttcgatgtgatggaaagtttggaaaatttgaaagaactaaacacaacctacTAGACTTTGCTATATACTATGCTGCACCTACCATTCTCCTCTCTCAATCTCATCACAGCCTCCCAGGCGGCCAGGCCAGGGCCTTCAGGcacccgctgctgctgctgttgctcgtGTGGGTATGCAGCTGCCGCTGCGCTTGCGGCGGCTACTCGTCCCCTTCAACTGCAGTCATTTCGTCGgtatgcgccgccgcctccggtgaGTGCAGTGGCCCCTGCCTCACATGCACCTTGCTTTACGTATcaccctcctccggtcctgccTCCTGCACCTTCTCTTGTTCTTCGTCTGCATGCCGATCGGTACGGTACGGTGTTCAATAATACTTTCATTCTTGAGGTTTTCCTTGCACGACCTCCCGAACGCGGGAGCTCCATGGTGTGAGCTCCGCCGATCGAGCTGCAGTCCCGGCGGCGCAGGAGAACGAGCAGGGCGGGATACACCAAACTGGCACTTCAGCTTGAGCTGCTGCTCATGGCACTGCTGCTCCAGTGGCACCACAGATTAACGACACAATAACTATATATACGCCTACTGGTGATCAAGATACAAATTGTCGAGTCGGGTCTGTGTAAAAATACAAGAGAGTATATATCCACACATTTTTATGTATTTGAAAATTGGAACTCATAACATATATTGTTAGGCTACAATCATAGAATATATATGCCACTATGGCAGAATTTATTTGTTATTACAAGGATCTCTCATCAGCTGCTTTCCATTACGTTACATGCATTCTACTAGTACAACCATTTCACCCAATTGAGTTACTAGTTAAATATTAATCAACCCTTCGGCTTCTTTGAAATGTTTAGAGGAACTGAGATATGAATTATTAGCCCAATATTTGATCCAAtgaacatgaaatttttaccacagctcaagaatataattattaacccaccataaaaatttcaccataattggacCAAGGAAAAATGTAGATATAAGTTAATTAcaaaaaagtatatatctaaaagtAAAAAATGAGTTTCACTAAATTATATCATATCATATGTtcactgcatagatctactcatgtggagtccaacaaaatcaaattttctattttataatttttaaaatatttatccaaaataaacataaaagaaaaagactAAAACCACTAAGAGAAACTGGCCAACAAGGTCATATGTCTGGTGTCGCGAGTTTCAAATTCATGACAAAAATGAAAAcatttttttgagaaaccgggACTAAATTTTATTCatatgttttggtgattacaGCCCACAATTTACAAAGACATCCCTGAAAGATAAAGAAATTACACTGTAGTCATCGTAAGCTTCTCCCGGACCTACTCGCCACCGGCGGCCGGAGCATGCAGCTTGAAGCCGACCTCCTCACTGGCGAAGAAACACGGTTTTTTGATGCCGTCTTGAGCAGCACATCGCTTTCAACGTGCCTTGTTGACGCTGAATGACCCGGCTGAACAAGATCGGCCATCGCATTGCCAGACGATGAGGAATCTGATGCCTCAAGAACTGCCAGAAGCCCCGAATCGCCGAACGACGAGGTACCCAGAAGGGGAACTGTACCACCAAAACAGGTGGGAAGAACCAACTCGATTTCTCGGGTTGGAACAACAAACCCACAGAGGATACTAACCTCACAAGGCAGCCACGAACAGCCCTACCTTGGAGGGACAAAAAAATCCTCCAACCAACAGAAGTCATGTCGATGGTTGCTAGGCCAACGATGCCACAGGCAAAACGGGCACACCCGGCGACAGAAAGCTCACAGAGGAATCGAAGACCGACGCACAAGAAAACGAAGAAACGAACCTCGTCGAAATCAAATCCTCCGCATAAAACGCCAGCTTCATGCTCCGTACGCCCATGAAGCACCGTCAAGCACCTACCACCACGGACACAAACCACTGCCTGGAAGCCATGGAGAATACACTCCAACTCTAACCCTAGCACACAAAGACAGAAGCTAAGAAAACAAGGGTACATACAACGGCCTCCCATTCCGCAATTCCTCCCCATCTCCAGCGCTAGAACGGCCTCCGAAGACGAGGAGGAATTGACGGAATCGGCGCCGGAAATCAGAAATCGCTTGCGAGTCGCCCGTGATCTACTGTAGCTTGGGGAAAGAACACTCGAGAGAATTTtttgattaaaaaaaaacttagtcCACGGGGAGGTGAATTGGaccttttccatttctttttgcTACCTGAACTAGGTGGTGGTTCAGCCCATGGGCCTGCGTGTGGAGTCCAGGGGAATAAATGGATTACCAGCAGATGTGCTACTATATCAAATCAAGTAATCAACTCACTTATAAACTAAAGATATGGTCAATGAACTCATCAACTAGAGTCATGAGAACCCTGATAAGTATGCAAAGTATCAGATAGTAGAATATACTAATTACCAGCTGACTTTTTTCTTGATATGCTATTAGATCATCAGCATGTAAAGAGATATAATACTACTGAGTTGACAAATTACCAATTGTGGCCTGCTGCAAGCTGGTCAAATGGCACAGACAACTGTTGCATATGGCCTGTGGGTTGCTCCACCTGCAGAATTGGAAGAAGAAATTAGCCATAGCCGTTACAATCAAATTACAAGAAATGAATTATATGAAGAACTGCCAATCATCTTAACCATACTCACATGGTCGCACCACATACGCTGAAGtggagaatttttttaaaaaatattattttaataaaaACATGTAGAAATAAATACCATAAAATAAAAGTTCAAAATTTGATAATCTGTCGGCTAATAGAAAGCCGATAGGTCCTCTGTCGGCCATCAGAGAGCCAAAAGGAGCTGCTCGGGCCTTGAGGAGCCGATAAGTTCCAGTCGGTGATCCTGTCGGCCGCTGGAGGGCCGACAGACCGAAGAGCTGTTTGCTTTGCGATTGGATATGGGAGAGGGGGAGAAAGGAGCAGAGGTTTGCGATTGGATAGGAGAGCAAGGGGAAAGAGAGGAGCAGAGATGAGTGTAGCACTAGAACCtgctttgcttgcttgcttcctGGGTACCTGCTATTGCTAGCTTCTCGGAGGAGAAGATGGACAATGGCGTGTGGGATCGATGTGCAGATGCCCGCATCGATGCGCCGTCGCCTGATTCGAGATGAGAGAGAGCCTGGAAGATTAATTTAGACTAGTTTGGTAGGCGCGCTATATGCACGCCCGTATAGAAAATTGCTAACTCgaagtaatattttttttactgtTCTCGAAAGAGGATCAAACGATGTTTtatattatataaaaaaatatattactgTGAAATAcgaaattattttttttgtataaaaatgtatattttttattttacaatAGACTTGTAGTGTGTAACGATAggtattattgtcttttatggACATCATGGACTTTTGAGATCGTATAGTACAGATAAGATgctatgatatatttttttaagtttGGTTTAGTACAATCAGTTAGTTAGATGGTAAATATTTTTAACGATCTAAAATTCTCAATTGATGTAAAATTAACACATAGGCTACCCCTTTATATATTGGATCATTCATATAAGTAAATGTTGTTAGAACTTTAGTCTCAAGTGTATATTAGATAACTGGTGCTATAAATATTAGGAAGTCTCAATTGTATATTAGATAACTGGTGTTTTAAATATTAGAAAACAAATATTGGgaagtttttctttttaaaaaaacagaagGCAGACCTATTCTGGAAAGGGTAAAAAAACCCTCACGAACAGTACTAAACAGTGTCGTGTGGGCCACTTGTGAACAGTTCTAAACAGTGCATGTGGCCCACTGTGAACAGTACATATGGCCCACGGTGAATAATGTTgtgtgggccccacgtggggccagaACTCACGGCGTTGCGCCTATTCTTGGCCCTAGTATATGTACTCAATGCCCACCTCCTTCCGGAGCAGGCTAGCAGCTGGGGCTGTGGAGCTTCCCCGTGCGTGGCCGGGGCCGCGGAGGACTCTCGCCCGCGCCGGAGGGctcgcacgccggcggcggcggagctcgcagcTGCCGCTCGCATGGACCTCGGCATTTAGCTGGCCGTGTCGGCCCACCAACAACCAATAGGCCTCGGCCCATCAGCATCAGGCAACGCAATCGGCCAGATGAGCGTCAGAGCAACCGATCAAGTAATCCCCACTTGATAAAGATCCTGTAGCAAGTTTTTTATTGTAATTTTAACAAGTATACCTTTTTTATGTAACTATTTATTTCGATTTTCGAAACAGATCTATTTACCATTTTCAAATACACAAACTCAACAGATAAAAGGTAATTAGATCAATGTTTGGAAAAGGTTGAATTGAAAAGCATCAATTATATGTGTGATTGGAGAAagtaggccctgtttagttcccaaaaaaaatttatacagtatccgtcacatcaaatgttcggacacatatatggagtattaaatgcagttgaaaaaataactaattatacagtctaactgattagcacgagatgaatcttttaagcctaattagtccatgattggacattatttgtcaagtaataactaaatgtgctacagtatcagaaccaacaacttttcaccaactaaacaggacTACCCAATGTTTCAATGATATGATTAATTCTTACCCAAAATATCTAATACTCTCTCTCTTTGTCTCTCTCTCTGTTCCTCTAAACATTGCATGAAGGGCCAAGGGTTCATTAGTAATTAATTAGTAACTCAACAGAATGAAAAGGATGTAATAGTAGAATGACTGGTAGAATGCATGGAGAGCAGCCGAGAGATCCTTGTAATAACAAATAAATTCTACCACAGTGAAGGGCCAAGGGTTCATTAATAATTAATCAGTAACCCAACTGGGTGAAAAGGATGTACTAGTAGAATGCATGGAGAGCAGCGGAGAGATCCTTGTAATAACAAATAAATTCTACCATAGTGGCATATATATGCTATGATTGTAGCCTAACAATATATGTTTATGAGTTCCAATTTTCAAACACACAAAAATGCATGGATATACCTCCACGTGTctggtttgccgagtgttaaggcagtggcactcggcaaacgttcaaatctttgccgagtgccagtactttagcactcggcaaagtgactGCGTTGCTGACCTGTGCAAgctcctttgccgagtgttttggcttaaacactcggcaaagtggtgaatttttcttttttttgtttcgttTTTCTCTGTTTTTCCATACAAATACAACAGAAATATATGTGATTGCAGAGGTCAATACAGGCAGTTATAGTCCATCACATATGATTGACAATGACGAGAATGACATCGATACAAAT
The nucleotide sequence above comes from Panicum virgatum strain AP13 chromosome 3K, P.virgatum_v5, whole genome shotgun sequence. Encoded proteins:
- the LOC120699792 gene encoding uncharacterized protein LOC120699792, encoding MRASAHRSHTPLSIFSSEKLAIAGTQEASKQSRWSNPQAICNSCLCHLTSLQQATIGLELECILHGFQAVVCVRGGRCLTVLHGRTEHEAGVLCGGFDFDEVRFFVFLCVGLRFLCELSVAGCARFACGIVGLATIDMTSVGWRIFLSLQGRAVRGCLVRLVSSVGLLFQPEKSSWFFPPVLVVQFPFWVPRRSAIRGFWQFLRHQIPHRLAMRWPILFSRVIQRQQGTLKAMCCSRRHQKTVFLRQ